In Ignavibacteriales bacterium, the following are encoded in one genomic region:
- a CDS encoding redoxin domain-containing protein — MELLPQQFRVPEIYGDYWLNSEPITLGALRGHVILIDFWDYTCVKCIRTLSYLNEWFIRYSDTGLILIGIHTPRFPFSRDPINVRKAVDKLNIKYPVVMDNDYLIWNGFRSTNWPTKILVDKNGFIRYVHPGEGQYQNFEHAIQSLLAGINYDIDLPIVMEPIRETDRPGVICYRETPEILTGWQRGTIGNVEGYSPESTIHYKDPRYHVDGRLYLEGDWFNDRNYLKLNTTDPGGGYLTFLYQAKEVDAVIKPEGEKGFQVFVVQDGMPISRGDKGVDIRYDEEGKSYFVVNDARVYNIVKNRVYGEHQIMLTTRSNGFAVYAISFVTDVIKELEPAHSVEK, encoded by the coding sequence ATGGAACTATTGCCTCAGCAATTTCGTGTACCTGAAATTTACGGTGATTACTGGCTCAACAGTGAACCTATAACACTTGGTGCATTACGCGGTCATGTTATACTGATAGATTTCTGGGATTATACTTGTGTGAAATGTATAAGAACATTATCATATCTCAATGAATGGTTTATCCGTTATTCAGATACAGGTTTAATTCTAATCGGGATTCATACACCTCGTTTTCCATTCTCGAGAGATCCAATTAATGTTAGAAAGGCAGTCGATAAATTAAATATAAAATATCCGGTTGTAATGGATAATGATTATTTAATTTGGAACGGATTTCGCTCGACTAATTGGCCAACAAAAATATTGGTCGACAAGAACGGATTTATCAGATATGTACATCCGGGAGAAGGGCAATATCAGAATTTTGAACATGCTATTCAATCTCTGCTGGCAGGGATAAATTATGATATTGATCTGCCAATAGTGATGGAGCCGATAAGAGAAACAGACCGACCGGGTGTAATTTGCTACCGAGAAACGCCCGAAATTCTAACGGGGTGGCAACGGGGAACGATTGGAAATGTTGAGGGGTATTCACCGGAATCTACAATTCATTACAAGGATCCGCGATATCATGTTGATGGCAGATTATATTTGGAGGGTGACTGGTTTAATGATAGAAATTATTTAAAGTTAAATACAACTGATCCGGGAGGCGGATATCTTACATTTCTTTATCAAGCCAAAGAGGTTGATGCGGTTATAAAACCTGAAGGGGAGAAAGGTTTCCAAGTGTTTGTAGTTCAAGATGGTATGCCGATTTCTAGAGGTGACAAAGGAGTAGATATTCGATACGATGAAGAAGGGAAAAGTTATTTTGTTGTTAATGATGCGCGCGTATACAATATCGTCAAAAATCGTGTGTATGGCGAACATCAGATTATGCTGACAACTCGCTCTAACGGTTTTGCTGTATATGCTATTTCGTTTGTTACCGATGTGATCAAAGAATTAGAACCGGCTCATTCGGTCGAAAAATAA
- the rsmI gene encoding 16S rRNA (cytidine(1402)-2'-O)-methyltransferase → MSGILYLVATPIGNWDDITFRALRILKEVDLIVYEEHREGRRLMSRYDVPEKIAEILNEHNENESSARIISYLKHEKNVALISDAGTPVFSDPGQTLVKMAIENNINIIPIPGASSIVPALILSGFATNEFFFYGFLSQKREIRLGELHSLKSQERTIIFLDAPYRLVQLLSDMSKVFGTERRLCIAYNLTMPDEQIYRGTAEELCNRFTINKIKGEFVVLVEGIRKRKDELGGIKDEE, encoded by the coding sequence ATGAGTGGAATACTTTATCTTGTCGCAACACCTATAGGGAATTGGGACGATATTACATTTCGTGCATTAAGAATTTTGAAAGAAGTTGATCTTATTGTGTACGAAGAACATCGTGAAGGAAGAAGGTTGATGTCTCGCTATGATGTTCCTGAAAAGATAGCTGAAATATTGAATGAGCATAATGAGAATGAATCGAGCGCACGAATCATCAGTTACCTGAAACACGAGAAAAATGTAGCTCTCATCTCCGATGCAGGAACTCCGGTGTTCTCCGACCCCGGACAAACATTAGTGAAAATGGCGATCGAAAATAATATAAATATCATTCCAATTCCTGGCGCATCCTCAATAGTGCCTGCGCTTATTTTATCTGGGTTTGCAACAAACGAATTTTTCTTTTATGGCTTTCTATCTCAGAAAAGAGAAATACGTTTAGGTGAATTACATTCCTTAAAATCTCAGGAAAGGACGATTATCTTTCTTGATGCGCCGTATCGTCTTGTGCAACTCTTAAGTGATATGTCGAAAGTTTTTGGGACAGAGCGGAGATTATGTATAGCATACAACTTAACAATGCCGGATGAGCAAATATATCGCGGAACGGCAGAGGAGTTATGTAACCGTTTTACAATAAATAAAATAAAAGGAGAATTCGTAGTTTTGGTTGAAGGGATCAGAAAGAGGAAGGATGAATTGGGAGGGATAAAGGATGAAGAATGA
- a CDS encoding AI-2E family transporter translates to MNLKDIENKESINKTFATIFLIAGVAFLFLLIYLTIPFLSPFVLFGAVLFLLFPFRQNEYVRRLIWLTTIIFIIWLSSTLIGVLIPFIIAFILAYILNPMVNRLEKKNIPRWLSSIVIMSGLVGAIILFFIIAMPIVLNQFQSMIGNISGFVLNTVDSLKQGTLFDLLRQAGFPVESLREILEKELPSRLESILKSLFEGAFGLISSISIIITQLLNIVIIPFVAFYLLKDFPDVLDTVQSFIPESQKQKIINYFIKVDEVLSDYLRGAIIVAIIQGIISTIVLSLLGVKYALVLGIMTALLDFIPYVGLIISMIVATLAAMFSGDPMTGRVIGVIIMYLSQKIFENTILAPKIIGEKVGLHPVLLIISLFIFSHFFGFVGLLIAVPTTAIIIMSVKLWKDKKIAISISENISS, encoded by the coding sequence ATGAACTTGAAGGATATTGAAAATAAAGAAAGTATTAATAAAACTTTCGCGACTATTTTCTTAATAGCCGGTGTTGCATTTCTTTTTCTATTGATCTATCTGACGATACCCTTTCTTTCTCCGTTTGTTCTTTTCGGTGCTGTATTATTCCTCTTATTTCCATTTCGTCAAAATGAATATGTTAGAAGATTAATCTGGTTAACCACGATAATATTTATTATTTGGTTATCAAGCACGCTGATAGGTGTATTGATTCCCTTTATCATCGCTTTTATATTAGCATACATTTTAAATCCGATGGTAAATCGTCTTGAAAAGAAAAATATCCCGCGTTGGCTCTCCTCAATTGTCATTATGTCCGGCCTCGTGGGAGCTATAATTCTTTTCTTTATCATCGCGATGCCAATTGTACTAAATCAGTTTCAGAGTATGATAGGAAATATCTCCGGTTTCGTTCTGAACACGGTTGATTCGTTGAAGCAAGGTACACTCTTTGATTTGTTACGACAAGCCGGATTTCCCGTCGAATCACTTCGAGAAATCCTTGAAAAAGAACTTCCTTCCAGACTTGAATCAATATTGAAATCACTTTTCGAAGGAGCGTTTGGTCTCATATCCAGCATATCGATTATTATCACACAACTTCTAAATATTGTTATAATACCGTTTGTCGCATTTTATCTTTTAAAAGATTTTCCAGATGTATTGGATACCGTTCAATCATTTATACCTGAGAGTCAGAAACAAAAAATAATCAACTATTTTATTAAGGTAGATGAAGTATTAAGTGATTATCTAAGGGGTGCAATAATAGTTGCGATCATACAAGGTATTATTTCTACTATTGTTCTATCTTTATTGGGAGTAAAGTACGCGTTGGTTCTGGGAATCATGACCGCTTTGCTAGATTTTATACCATACGTAGGTTTGATTATCAGTATGATTGTAGCGACACTCGCGGCGATGTTCAGCGGAGATCCAATGACTGGAAGGGTAATAGGAGTTATAATTATGTATCTTTCACAAAAGATTTTTGAAAATACAATACTTGCTCCTAAAATCATCGGTGAAAAAGTTGGACTTCATCCGGTATTATTAATTATCTCACTATTTATTTTCTCACACTTTTTTGGATTTGTAGGATTATTAATCGCAGTGCCTACAACCGCTATCATTATCATGTCGGTTAAGTTATGGAAAGATAAGAAGATAGCGATATCAATATCGGAAAATATTTCTTCATGA
- the dut gene encoding dUTP diphosphatase: MNSISKINIRISRVNLENNNTPLPSYATSGSSGMDICANIDSDLVLKKGETALVPTGFIIEIPQGYEAQIRPRSGLAVKYGIGVLNSPGTIDSDYRGEVKVILTNFGKEDFKINKGDRIAQMVIAPVVQANWIEVESLDETKRGSGGFGHTGK; this comes from the coding sequence ATGAATTCGATTTCAAAAATAAACATTCGAATCTCACGGGTAAATCTGGAGAACAACAATACACCTTTACCGTCGTATGCCACATCAGGATCATCGGGAATGGATATCTGTGCCAATATTGATTCAGATCTGGTTTTAAAAAAAGGAGAAACCGCATTAGTACCCACAGGTTTCATAATTGAAATCCCGCAGGGATATGAAGCACAAATCAGACCCCGTAGCGGACTTGCGGTAAAATATGGAATCGGTGTTCTTAACTCACCGGGGACTATTGATTCCGATTATCGTGGCGAAGTGAAAGTGATACTCACTAATTTCGGCAAGGAAGATTTCAAGATTAACAAGGGAGATAGGATCGCTCAAATGGTTATTGCCCCTGTTGTGCAGGCAAATTGGATTGAAGTAGAGTCGCTTGACGAAACAAAACGTGGTTCAGGAGGTTTCGGCCATACAGGTAAGTGA